Within Sorghum bicolor cultivar BTx623 chromosome 2, Sorghum_bicolor_NCBIv3, whole genome shotgun sequence, the genomic segment TGAAGGATTAAGCTAAGGGGACTCCAACAACATCCTCTTCTATACTCaggaaagtggggtaaaactcagatctgaaatctaagcacTTTATACTCAGATTTCGTAGCTGTCTTAgggagtcggtagtaccagcagtttgcatcggtagtactggctgtgtgacaccagtagtaccggcccaaactgtcggtggtaccgacagacatttgacttccgcaacttgagtttttgagtttcaggtttttaagatacgcctattcaccccctctaggccaattagatcctttcactaggcagctctctaaccacaacaccgttatactaggccttaggcaggatcttgccagtgccaacaagaagatcaaggaattagagcgccgctaagttatctagattagaccttgaggcaatgcatcttagttatctatctttaaattcggtttaggtttgctattattatcagtttgctatcagtttgctactagtcttttgtaataaatgcctcaagattaataaagagtattattattattattattatgtcttgtgtttcCACTTTATCTTtgtaagaaagcagaaaacaagtatgggggagatccctcaacatgctaaacacactccgactacaccactccacgattcaggtacacactctgcacactttactttacacatatatatattttggattatgcagaatattgtttccgacatgataaaaagattaaaaaatttctaatcatgattaatctcaatctatgatatttcctgaaaacttgcaattattataaaatcattttaaaaccctgtgttacttaagtcaatatggaatatgtgatggtagagtatgagtttcttattcttgatatcattgctacttggagaatttatttcaaaatattcaaaattctagctaccatcctcagtgttttatatgccaactgaaaatattaattatgattataaaagctatctactctgtattgagtttgttcaaaatgagttagacccttgttgagagatttatcatgctcctaagatcaagacactatttcagaaagattcactcttccgaagtattattgcattagaggcatgggctatgcaaaaatagagatatttcgaggaaataaaaaggagcaagtgctcgacaacctcacagaaaaatggacaagtgtccggcagtagaattaggggtacctcggtatccacttaaaaaaaagaagagaaaagagaaaaatgatagcccatggtccctctaataagcaatatgccagcaagagttgacaaagattttaatttccaaagtctttgatctaaggtatgacattcccctcctcggatcccgttttgatcaggcaataaatgcaaagtaagtatgcttgagaatttttgcaaaataaaacaacctcagtgagatatataaaaaataatgagtgatctgagagaacctatgaggataaaaaggtatgctaactttctttcaaaaatatacaaaaactccaagtgacaggattgagaagtaaggatctttactcttaaccataaacttccctgactatggtacacagtggaattttaacaccctgcaaatatagAGAAtgtttttaaatgtttaccccagatattgttcttaaccatccttttctcgaggacgagtaaaagcctaagtatgggggtatttattgacggttcttaagtatcaattttaattatcaaataaacaagagaaaggaccaatatgcaaccaacacctagaattagggtttgatctgacagaattccacgagttttgttgtttatctgtttctgtagggggttatcaggaaataaggaagaaaggcccacatgtcgggattacatagagatatcaacgcaccgcgcgattttctaccatctagaagactccagaagccacggaagaaaacagaggccgaaaggggccaggcccagggcgcccgccctggtgacctgggcgcccgccccctgctggatgtcaatcagaactctcttcgcacgggatgttccactgatctattggatcaaggaaaacatagtaccacctcgtctatcgacccaaaaacgcatagaaggggtggactatataaggagacccccctggcccctggagaagacaagaaattatcatagagattgaggggtgccctcgaaggaaaacttcttctctaattaatatttctttttaggcttagcaaccaatgtaaagtagaaatagatcttctagtttctactagattgagagaaatagagtggaggtgtagattggaggaagcccggcctgtcggtgtctactccaagcttgtacctgatccctaacccgaagcttgctcctaggattcttcagtatttcgacttctaaattctagtaagttcttgttttattgttcttatggtttatgagtttactttaatctcttcgcgtagagtttagagtaatcattgctggcataaacgtggtgtttaggctggggtactcatagatattccctgactagctggaccgtggtagtagtgaggaacgtgacaattccgagttacctttgcagaccatatctcgttagcaggaaggatagggtttataggtgcgggttgaacatcctttgtggtgtctagattccgttagcctccccattagaacagtagatcatccttaccaaggttagaaggagactacggttgcagtcttttctatttatcactcacatcgagagacattctttgttgcctaaagggttagtagtaatagaccggttagtcagatgcactctttctcctagtggtaaaaaaataaatatgatactctggataatttcccgggtgaagtgctcaccgatatccgtgcgcttgcggatcaattccttattgcgttcccaaatatcaacagtctacttcttcccatccactcgccatggtaagagacggggATTAGAAGGAGTGACACACAAGGAACACGAGTGCTCAAGCTGcttgtagggtaccacaacctaggtgcactaaatgcactaagacattcctagggttcttagcagtgcggttgtcaccgcgagaaccaaggaaatgctacggtcgaataggtacaagcatacaagagtttaaacaTGAAGAACCAAAAGGCAAGAAAAGACACGGGTTTCACTTTCCATTGATCCACTTGCCATAGCAATGACGGGAATCGCGggattggaaacaaaacatcaAACAAGTAAAAGGGGCTCAATCCGCATCTTACTGGATCGGTGGGGATTAATagcaagagagaagaagaatggAGTTCATACTCTTTCGACCAACTCATCATGGAATGAACGACGGTTGGATAAAGAGAGATACGACTCCATGATCCGAACTCACTCGTAGGGCACCACGACTGTGCATCTAAATCAGCACAAGGCTATTCCTAAGGCCCGTAgcgatgcggttgtcaccgcTAGGTCCGAGGAAATGCTATAGTCGAAGTGGTACGAGTTCGCGATCGTAACGTTCAAACACATCGCTCTCAACCAGCTCGACGACACGGTCCCCAGACAACGGCAATACTCAAAGAATCACAGCTCGACCACTGACAACACAGAGACACAACGATGACtcggagtagcacatttccatgGCACAAGATAGAGAGAGATAAATAGATCAAtagaccggcacgaaggcacggcacaggcaTGGATAGAGATAAATCATATAACAAGTTTATACAAAGATACAAGAAAGGACAAGGGTTTTGCCGACGTCGGAGACGATGTCGGCAAGGTTCAAGGTTCGACCTTGCTGACCACGAGGAAGGGCGTAGATCAGCTGCAAGCCTTCTGCTGGCTGGCTGTGGCTCGCTGCGGCTGGCCGGGAAGGCGTCACAACTTCGGCAAGGGCACGATGAGGCCACTGCTTCCCTGCGACAGTGGAAGAACACGGCACGAAGGCCGGTCTCAGCGAGGCGAAATAGGAAGGGGAAAACTTTGGTCTGGGCGAGGCTCACCGGGGGTTTAGCTTGGCGAGGTCGTGCACAGGAGTTCGAtgcggtgaccgtggcgagGACGGGGACGTCGCGGGCTCCTGGGCGAGGTCACGGCGTCGTGGCTCAGAGCAGAGGCACGGCCGCGGCGTCGCGACGAGGTTGGGGCTCCGGGGACGAGGTCGACGCGGGGGCGACGGGGCATGAGCACGGCGTCGTTGTGGTGGCGCAGATCGATATCGGGGTCGCGGTCGCGGTCTCCATGGCTGGCATGGACGTGGTCGTGGACACCGGACGAGGTCGCGGTGCTTGGCGAGGGCGCGGTCACCATGGGGGTTGCGGGATCGCGACCGACGTTGCGGACGACGGCGTCGTGGTGGCTCGGCAGCGACCATGGTGAGGACGTCGTCGCGGTTCTACTGCTGCTCAGCGGTGTTGTGGCGACGAGGTGGGGCGGTGGTGCGGCCGTGGCTCGACTTGGCGAGGACGATGCGGGGGCGACGTGCTCGCGGTGCGGCTCGGCGGCGGTCATCGTGGCCGCGAGTCCGCGCGACGTCGCGGTCGCGGAGGACGCTGGGGCCTCGTTGGCATGGCGAAGCTCCAAGGCGTGGCCGAGGCGCGGGCGAGGTTGGTGCTCGGCTGCTGGTTCCCCATTGCTTGACGAGGACAACAGGGCTAGGGATGGGGGAgagggtggcggcggcgccatggggaAGAGAGCAGGGGCGACGGCGGCAGCGCTTTTATTCGCGAGCGCTAGGGCTTCGGGCGAGCATGGCTGCTGCTAGGCGTCCGTGCCTAGGATGGGACGCGTGGCGCGCATCGGCACGAACGCCGAGGTGGAGGGGCAGGCGCGGGCGCGGCAGGGAGCaggagggcgcggcggcggcgtcttgGAAGGCAGGGCGCGCCTCCTAGGGTTGGCCAGGGAGGGGTGCTGGCTGGGCCTTAGGCCGATGGCGCCCTTGTCCACGTGGGCCGAACAGGGAGGGGGGTGGAGAGCAGGCTGGGCCGGATGCGGGAGGCGGGCCGCGCAAGGGTGCTGGGCCGAGGGAGCGCTGGGCTGGGAGAAAGGAGCTGGGGCGATCGGGCCAAATGGGAGTAGAGATGGTTTTCCCCATTTTTGATTTACTGAACAAGAGAGGGAGTCAAAGGGATTTGTCAGAGATTCAATTAGATACTAAAACGAATTTGGAAGAATATACATATAAGAGGAATTTCAAGAAGAGATTTAAAGGGATTCAAGAGTGGAACCaaggaggtggaagagatcaCGAAGGATTGGAAAGGGGTTCGGAAAGAATTTCAAAggagtttgagacgtactccaatagaaaggttgagaagggattcgcttcgcctttgagataggctcaacaGAGATTCAGAAAGACTTTGCTacggatttgtgcactccaaaagaaactcaaaaccctaaacaagacccaacttAAGACGACTCACGAACAAGAGCACTCGTCTACAAACAATCCTATATGAATGCGATGTtttgttagcgggttaggatcgaattagacctaaaaactatatgcttcacaAGATTacaagaaaaattttaaaaatctcGTATTTTTGGTGTACGTAAAAATCTGGGATGTTACAAAACCCATGCCCATGAACATAAAATCTACCCACTAAAAAACCCATGGCCTATGACGGGTTTAACTTGGTGCCCAGACCATGCCCATCGGGTCACGGGTACTCATCGGGTTGCCCATGGGCACATTCACATggcaacaaacaaaaaaataaaacataaaaATCATGTATCAGAATATGAAATTGTATTCAGTCTTCCTATTTTTCACTTGAATAGACATATCATCTTGTATATGTCTCTAAATGTAGTAGTTTAGTAGAAAAATTTAGAATATTATGGACTGATATAATTGATTCATTATGATGGATCGGGTTTTAAAAATCCATGGGTTTACGAGTTTGGGTACTACATCCCAGACCCATGCCCATAAACCCGTTGGGTCTAGATTTTTGCCCATTAACAAACCCATAGGTAGAGAAATTGACCTATACCCTTGCCCTAATAGAGTAAAAACTCATCGGGTTTCGGGTATCCGT encodes:
- the LOC110432627 gene encoding vegetative cell wall protein gp1-like, which gives rise to MGLISARIRYAFYGPEAISSGHPLYLMKSHPLQLLSLTLAPFVVSKSYTAPSISSQPAPPSSSSALLHTPLNQKWGKPSLLPFGPIAPAPFSQPSAPSAQHPCAARLPHPAQPALHPPPCSAHVDKGAIGLRPSQHPSLANPRRRALPSKTPPPRPPAPCRARACPSTSAFVPMRATRPILGTDA